Proteins encoded in a region of the Gemmatimonadaceae bacterium genome:
- the murB gene encoding UDP-N-acetylmuramate dehydrogenase translates to MIRDRIFMPEKSLPAPGVLADQLASTLGREALRLSVPLAPYTTFRIGGPADVLYDATSAGALATAVAAARAAGIPWFVLGLGANILVGDRGFRGLVIRNVARHVEFRADGVVLAESGTVVADLIAAAVECGLSGLEHYAGIPSTVGGAVWQNLHFLSPAPARERTVFIAEVLREVDLLDPSGARQTVPRDAMGFGYDVSLLHQPGHVALSATFQLAPADPAMMRQVMEENLAWRGARHPRLDVYPSAGSVFKKIEGVGAGRLIDQCGLKGFSIGAAQISPLHANFLVNTGGATAADVRALIAHAQAAVAAKFGQQLEPEIGFVGEF, encoded by the coding sequence ATGATTCGTGATCGCATCTTTATGCCCGAGAAAAGCTTGCCTGCCCCCGGCGTGCTCGCCGATCAACTCGCGTCCACCCTGGGGCGCGAGGCCCTTCGCCTCTCCGTTCCGCTTGCTCCGTACACCACGTTTCGCATCGGTGGTCCAGCGGACGTCTTGTACGATGCCACGTCGGCGGGCGCGCTCGCTACTGCCGTGGCCGCGGCACGGGCAGCCGGCATTCCGTGGTTTGTCCTCGGCCTGGGCGCCAACATCCTCGTCGGCGACCGGGGATTCCGCGGACTCGTCATTCGCAACGTCGCGCGGCATGTGGAGTTCCGCGCGGATGGCGTGGTGCTGGCCGAGTCCGGAACGGTGGTCGCTGACCTCATTGCCGCCGCGGTAGAATGCGGCCTGTCGGGTCTGGAGCACTACGCGGGCATTCCAAGCACCGTCGGCGGTGCGGTTTGGCAGAACCTGCATTTCCTGTCGCCGGCTCCGGCGCGGGAACGCACGGTGTTCATCGCTGAAGTGCTGCGGGAGGTTGATCTTCTCGATCCGTCTGGTGCGCGCCAGACAGTCCCCCGCGATGCCATGGGGTTCGGCTACGACGTCAGCCTCCTGCACCAACCAGGACACGTGGCGCTCTCCGCCACCTTCCAGTTGGCGCCGGCCGACCCCGCGATGATGCGGCAGGTGATGGAGGAGAATCTCGCCTGGCGGGGTGCTCGTCATCCGCGTCTCGACGTCTACCCGAGCGCTGGCAGTGTCTTCAAGAAGATCGAGGGCGTCGGCGCCGGGCGGCTGATCGACCAGTGTGGCCTGAAGGGATTCTCGATCGGCGCGGCGCAGATCTCCCCGCTTCACGCCAATTTTCTGGTCAACACCGGCGGCGCGACCGCGGCCGATGTGCGCGCCCTCATCGCGCATGCCCAGGCGGCGGTGGCCGCAAAATTCGGCCAGCAGCTGGAGCCGGAAATCGGTTTCGTCGGGGAGTTCTGA